One Desulfocurvibacter africanus subsp. africanus DSM 2603 DNA segment encodes these proteins:
- a CDS encoding F0F1 ATP synthase subunit epsilon: MRLRISLPSRIFLDADVQKVVAESPAGSFGLLPRHIDMATALVPGILAYTDEAGREQHLAVSEGILVKKADEVLVSVRTAVSGQLGELRDEVRRFTQELGEREQTTRTAVAHMEADFVRRFLEFQHG, from the coding sequence GTGAGGCTTAGGATCAGCCTGCCATCGCGCATCTTCCTGGACGCCGACGTGCAAAAGGTCGTGGCCGAGAGCCCGGCCGGCTCCTTCGGATTGCTGCCCAGGCACATCGACATGGCCACGGCCCTTGTGCCGGGCATTCTGGCCTACACGGACGAGGCGGGCCGGGAGCAGCACTTGGCCGTGTCCGAGGGCATCCTGGTCAAGAAGGCCGACGAGGTGCTCGTGTCCGTGCGCACCGCCGTAAGCGGTCAGCTCGGTGAGTTGCGTGACGAGGTGCGCAGGTTCACGCAGGAGCTGGGCGAGCGCGAGCAGACGACCCGCACGGCCGTGGCCCACATGGAGGCCGATTTCGTGCGGCGCTTCCTGGAGTTCCAGCATGGTTGA
- a CDS encoding F0F1 ATP synthase subunit gamma, with product MTIQALERKIKTATELLSVVKTMKAMASVNIRTYERAVESLAEYGRTINLAWLVFFLRAGGFPLVEAKGPAVVLAIGSDQGMCGQFNEVILQEIERREPDLRKDGEDVSYWVSGERVLGGLVDSGRDVRMHFQLPGSLSAVDTEVMAIIEHMDRQRREQGILRFYLLNNRPAKGSVYEPRLRKLLPLDQEWAARFEQRTWPERSLPQINMAPKDFFGHLFSQYLFISLYRAFGQSLASENAARLSSMQSAEKNIDEMKDRLTMEYRQARQTQITGELMDVVSGFEALRDRDES from the coding sequence ATGACCATCCAGGCCCTGGAGCGCAAGATCAAGACCGCCACGGAGCTGCTCTCGGTAGTCAAGACCATGAAGGCCATGGCCTCTGTGAACATCCGCACCTACGAGCGGGCCGTGGAGTCACTGGCGGAATACGGCCGCACAATTAATCTGGCCTGGCTCGTGTTCTTCCTGCGCGCGGGCGGCTTTCCGTTGGTGGAGGCCAAGGGCCCGGCCGTGGTGCTGGCCATCGGCTCGGATCAGGGCATGTGCGGCCAGTTCAACGAGGTAATCCTGCAGGAGATCGAGCGGCGCGAGCCGGACCTGCGCAAGGACGGCGAGGACGTTAGCTACTGGGTCTCGGGGGAACGCGTGCTTGGCGGGCTCGTGGATTCCGGCCGGGACGTGCGGATGCACTTCCAGTTGCCGGGCAGCCTTTCGGCCGTGGACACGGAGGTCATGGCCATCATCGAGCACATGGACCGCCAGCGGCGGGAGCAGGGCATACTGCGTTTCTACCTGCTCAACAACCGGCCCGCCAAGGGCTCGGTCTATGAGCCGCGCCTGCGCAAGCTCCTGCCCCTGGACCAGGAGTGGGCGGCTCGCTTCGAGCAGCGCACCTGGCCCGAGCGCTCGCTGCCGCAAATCAACATGGCCCCCAAGGACTTCTTCGGCCACCTCTTTTCACAGTATCTGTTCATCTCCCTCTACCGCGCCTTCGGCCAATCCTTGGCCAGCGAGAACGCGGCCAGGCTCAGCTCCATGCAGTCCGCCGAAAAGAACATCGACGAGATGAAGGACCGGCTGACCATGGAGTATCGCCAGGCGCGCCAAACCCAGATCACCGGCGAGCTCATGGACGTGGTCTCGGGCTTCGAGGCCCTGCGGGATCGCGACGAAAGCTAG
- a CDS encoding F0F1 ATP synthase subunit C encodes MDSLTWIGLASIVVAGLTIGIGAIGPAIGEGLAVSSALSAMAQQPDETSSITRTLFVGLAMIESTAIYCLVVAMILIFANPFWNYFIQQAAQQAGGGG; translated from the coding sequence ATGGATAGTCTTACCTGGATCGGACTGGCGTCCATCGTCGTCGCCGGACTGACCATTGGAATCGGCGCTATCGGGCCGGCCATCGGCGAGGGCCTTGCCGTGTCCTCGGCCCTGAGCGCCATGGCCCAGCAGCCCGACGAGACCAGCTCCATCACCCGGACGCTGTTCGTGGGCCTGGCCATGATCGAGTCCACGGCGATCTACTGCCTGGTGGTGGCGATGATCCTCATCTTCGCCAACCCGTTCTGGAACTATTTCATCCAGCAGGCCGCGCAACAGGCCGGGGGCGGAGGCTAG
- a CDS encoding F0F1 ATP synthase subunit A, translating to MEITPDAYIYWRHGFAKLNLTIVTTWGIMLLLSLVSWLATRRLSTGPDIGRWQNAMEAVVSLIERQTSDIMQRKDAHRFMAFLGTIFLFVATSNLLTIFPRYEAPTGSLSTTTALAICVFVAVPAWGIQELGLGRYLKSYLAPNPVMLPFNVISELSRTIALAVRLFGNIMSGSLIVAILLSVVPIIFPVLITILGLLTGMVQAYIFFVLAAVYVAAGMRAMGPGKKKAQQQDKEEDLHG from the coding sequence ATGGAGATCACCCCGGACGCATACATCTACTGGCGGCACGGCTTCGCCAAGCTGAACCTGACCATCGTCACCACCTGGGGCATCATGCTCCTGCTGTCGCTGGTCTCCTGGCTGGCCACGCGCAGGCTGAGCACCGGGCCGGACATCGGCCGCTGGCAGAACGCCATGGAGGCCGTGGTCTCGCTCATCGAGCGCCAGACCTCGGATATCATGCAGCGCAAGGACGCGCACCGCTTCATGGCCTTTTTGGGCACCATCTTCCTGTTCGTTGCCACGAGCAACCTGCTGACCATATTCCCGCGCTACGAAGCGCCCACGGGCTCGCTGTCCACGACCACGGCCCTGGCCATCTGCGTGTTCGTGGCCGTGCCTGCCTGGGGCATCCAGGAGCTGGGGCTGGGCCGGTACCTCAAGAGCTACCTCGCGCCCAATCCGGTCATGCTGCCCTTCAACGTCATCAGCGAGCTGTCGCGCACCATCGCCTTGGCCGTGCGCCTGTTCGGCAACATCATGAGCGGCTCGCTCATCGTGGCTATCCTGCTCTCGGTGGTGCCCATCATATTTCCGGTGCTCATAACCATCCTGGGCCTGCTCACGGGCATGGTCCAGGCCTACATCTTCTTCGTACTCGCGGCCGTATACGTGGCCGCCGGCATGCGCGCCATGGGGCCGGGCAAGAAGAAAGCGCAACAACAGGACAAGGAGGAAGACCTGCATGGATAG
- a CDS encoding dihydrolipoyl dehydrogenase family protein: MNKSVDLFIIGAGVAGGAVAKVARRAGWSVAMAEVDGLGGTCPLRGCEPKKVLWQAAETIWRAAGARKNSLIDTQPRIDWPALMRFKRSFTEPVDASVEQSLHDLGVDVVRGQAEFLAEDRLTVGDREFQASHIFIGTGATPMRLPFEGAQLVTTSDGFLELDELPGSIVFIGGGYISFEFAHIAARCGVFCKIIQRGERALKLFDRDMAELVVAATRDLGVEVVIGEEVTDVQREGDRLRVHVGPERRRLCDCEMVVHGAGRAPNLDGLNLDRAGVERAKRGVRVDAHFRSVSNPRVWSAGDCADTPFQLTPVADMEAWTAAQNMVHGKEITVDYSAVPSVTFTLPPLASVGLTEEQARKKGLEMDVFSGDMSGWSSSRRVGVGRAGYKLLVDKSTDRILGAHLFGHKAEEVINALALAMGNGLTARQLKTFPLAYPTGIYELRYML; the protein is encoded by the coding sequence ATGAACAAGAGTGTGGACCTGTTCATCATCGGCGCTGGCGTGGCCGGCGGGGCCGTGGCCAAGGTGGCCCGCAGAGCGGGCTGGAGCGTGGCCATGGCCGAGGTCGACGGCCTGGGCGGCACCTGCCCCCTGCGCGGCTGCGAACCGAAAAAAGTCCTGTGGCAGGCGGCGGAGACCATCTGGCGCGCGGCCGGGGCGCGAAAGAACAGCCTCATCGATACGCAGCCGCGCATCGACTGGCCCGCGCTCATGCGCTTCAAGCGCAGCTTCACCGAGCCCGTGGACGCGAGCGTGGAGCAGTCGCTGCACGATCTGGGCGTGGACGTGGTGCGCGGCCAGGCCGAATTCCTGGCCGAGGACCGCCTGACCGTCGGCGACAGGGAGTTCCAGGCGTCGCACATTTTCATCGGCACGGGCGCAACGCCCATGCGCCTGCCCTTCGAGGGCGCGCAACTCGTGACCACCAGCGACGGGTTCCTGGAGTTGGACGAACTGCCGGGCAGCATCGTGTTCATCGGCGGAGGCTACATTTCCTTCGAGTTCGCGCACATCGCCGCGCGTTGCGGCGTTTTCTGCAAGATCATCCAGCGCGGCGAACGGGCCCTCAAGCTCTTCGACCGGGACATGGCCGAGCTTGTCGTGGCCGCCACGCGCGACCTGGGCGTGGAGGTCGTCATTGGCGAGGAGGTCACCGACGTGCAGCGCGAGGGCGACCGGCTGCGCGTGCACGTCGGCCCGGAGCGCCGCAGGCTGTGCGACTGCGAGATGGTCGTGCACGGCGCGGGCCGCGCGCCGAATCTTGATGGGCTGAACCTGGACAGGGCCGGCGTGGAGCGCGCCAAACGCGGGGTGAGGGTGGACGCGCATTTCCGCAGCGTGTCCAACCCGAGGGTCTGGTCCGCCGGCGACTGCGCGGACACGCCCTTCCAGCTCACACCCGTGGCCGACATGGAGGCCTGGACCGCGGCCCAGAACATGGTCCACGGCAAGGAGATCACGGTGGACTACTCGGCCGTGCCCAGCGTGACCTTCACCCTGCCGCCCCTGGCCAGCGTGGGCCTGACCGAGGAACAGGCCCGAAAGAAGGGCCTGGAGATGGACGTCTTTTCGGGCGACATGAGCGGCTGGAGCTCCTCGCGCCGGGTGGGAGTGGGGCGCGCGGGCTACAAGCTGCTCGTGGACAAGTCAACCGACCGTATCCTTGGCGCGCACCTGTTCGGGCATAAGGCCGAGGAGGTGATCAACGCCCTGGCCCTGGCCATGGGTAACGGCCTGACCGCCAGGCAGCTCAAGACTTTTCCGCTCGCCTATCCCACGGGGATCTATGAGCTGCGCTACATGCTCTGA
- a CDS encoding ATP synthase subunit I: protein MSIAKTVEFGIGDMVRTADIMILAGALAWGVLLCLLFYGGLWLTLRSLGGKGRPRRFLWLSFLARLGLTAAGFWAVLQLGLPAMAAALLSFSLLRLWLVPALGRSLPREKRS from the coding sequence GTGAGCATCGCAAAAACCGTGGAGTTCGGGATCGGGGACATGGTGCGCACGGCCGACATCATGATCCTCGCGGGCGCATTGGCCTGGGGCGTGCTGCTCTGCCTGCTCTTCTACGGCGGCCTGTGGCTTACCTTGCGTTCCCTGGGCGGCAAGGGGCGGCCCAGGCGCTTCCTGTGGCTGAGCTTCCTGGCGCGCCTGGGTCTCACGGCCGCGGGCTTCTGGGCCGTGCTCCAGCTCGGCCTGCCGGCCATGGCCGCGGCCCTGCTCTCCTTCAGCCTGCTGCGGCTGTGGCTCGTGCCCGCCCTGGGCCGGTCGCTGCCACGCGAGAAACGGAGCTGA
- the atpD gene encoding F0F1 ATP synthase subunit beta yields MPYVGTIREVRGSVVDVFFPGEIPPMLSVLRCGEDQSVVLEVAVHVNERTARAIALTPTQGLARGDTARGDGSTLTAPVGRNVLGRMFNVFGEPIDNQPPPTDVVRRSIHRAPLPLSERTPGEEIFLTGIKAIDLLTPLERGGKAGLFGGAGVGKTVLITELIHNMAGKYSGVSFFAGIGERIREGQELYQEMIDTGVLKNTVLVFGQMDEPPGSRFRVGHTALTMAEFFRDDLGQDVLLLIDNIFRFIQAGSELSTLLGRLPSRLGYQPTMGNELSQLEERISSSRNGAITSIQAVYVPADDLTDPSAVHTFSHLSASIVLSRKRASQSLYPAVDPLQSTSMMLTPRIVGERHYTTAMEVRRTLAGYEELKDIISMLGMEELSREDRKTVERARRLERYLTQPFFTTEAFTGMEGKLVELEQAIEDSERILNDEFAEVSESDLYMVGSAQEAWDRHRQAQNQTQAQGEARQSSGGNREGKREA; encoded by the coding sequence ATGCCTTACGTCGGGACGATACGTGAAGTGCGCGGGAGCGTCGTGGACGTGTTCTTTCCGGGCGAGATCCCGCCCATGCTGTCCGTGCTGCGTTGCGGCGAGGACCAGTCGGTCGTCCTGGAGGTGGCCGTGCACGTGAACGAGCGCACGGCCAGGGCTATAGCCCTCACGCCCACACAAGGCTTGGCGCGCGGGGACACGGCCAGGGGCGACGGCTCGACCCTTACGGCGCCCGTGGGCAGGAACGTGCTCGGGCGCATGTTCAACGTATTCGGCGAACCCATCGACAATCAGCCGCCGCCCACGGACGTGGTCCGGCGCTCCATACATCGCGCGCCCCTGCCTCTGTCCGAACGCACTCCCGGCGAGGAGATCTTCCTCACTGGCATCAAGGCCATCGACCTGCTGACGCCCCTGGAGCGCGGCGGCAAGGCCGGCCTGTTCGGCGGCGCGGGCGTGGGTAAGACCGTGCTCATAACCGAGCTGATCCATAACATGGCCGGCAAGTATTCGGGCGTCAGCTTCTTCGCCGGCATCGGCGAGCGCATCCGCGAGGGCCAGGAGCTGTACCAGGAGATGATCGACACCGGCGTGCTCAAGAACACGGTGCTCGTCTTCGGGCAGATGGACGAGCCGCCCGGCAGCCGTTTCCGGGTAGGCCACACGGCCCTGACCATGGCCGAGTTCTTCCGCGACGACCTGGGCCAGGACGTGCTGTTGCTCATCGACAACATCTTCCGTTTCATCCAGGCCGGCAGCGAGCTGTCCACGCTGCTCGGCAGGCTGCCTTCGCGGCTCGGCTACCAGCCGACCATGGGCAACGAGCTTTCCCAACTGGAGGAGCGCATCTCCAGTTCCAGAAACGGAGCCATCACCTCCATCCAAGCCGTGTACGTGCCGGCCGACGACCTGACCGACCCCTCGGCGGTGCACACCTTCTCGCATCTGTCCGCGTCCATCGTGCTCTCGCGCAAGCGGGCCAGCCAGAGCCTCTACCCGGCCGTGGACCCGCTGCAGTCCACGTCCATGATGCTCACCCCGCGCATCGTGGGCGAGCGGCACTACACGACGGCCATGGAGGTGCGCCGCACCCTGGCCGGCTACGAGGAACTCAAGGACATCATCTCCATGCTCGGTATGGAGGAGCTGTCCCGCGAGGACCGCAAGACCGTGGAGCGCGCCCGGCGGCTGGAGCGCTACCTGACCCAACCGTTCTTTACCACCGAGGCCTTCACGGGCATGGAAGGCAAGCTCGTGGAGCTGGAGCAGGCCATCGAGGACAGCGAGCGCATCCTGAACGACGAGTTCGCCGAGGTCTCGGAGTCGGACCTGTACATGGTCGGCTCGGCCCAGGAGGCCTGGGACAGGCACCGGCAGGCTCAGAACCAAACCCAAGCCCAGGGCGAGGCCCGGCAAAGCTCCGGCGGGAACAGGGAGGGGAAACGTGAGGCTTAG
- a CDS encoding universal stress protein: MEKHLLVTISEEKSALYGVRFVGRFFTNAENLRLTLFASAPQAPDVMGTGLGYEGKLRAEEYDELARRRSQEAVDRARNLLRERGFPSESLEGKIASRRFSKVMDIVQEAEAGMYDAVVLGRRGLGRLEEALEQSVTQGLVQESMTIPLWICRMPEINRKNVLACVDGSVPAYQAVDHASFMLADEPGHDLTLLKVNAAGEDAENETVFAKCLEICKDNGLDASRVSTLVIHDTSAAQAILAEVERGRYAAVAVGHSGRSRRLMSRFLFGSVSMTLLRQLMGAALWVCR; encoded by the coding sequence GTGGAAAAGCACCTGCTCGTAACCATAAGCGAAGAGAAGAGCGCCCTGTACGGAGTCCGTTTCGTGGGTCGCTTCTTCACCAATGCCGAGAATCTGCGCCTGACCCTGTTCGCCTCCGCGCCTCAGGCCCCGGACGTCATGGGCACCGGCCTGGGCTACGAGGGCAAGCTGCGCGCCGAGGAATACGACGAGCTGGCCCGCCGCCGCAGCCAGGAGGCCGTGGATCGCGCCCGCAACCTGTTGCGCGAGCGCGGATTCCCTAGCGAATCCCTGGAAGGCAAGATTGCCTCGCGCCGCTTCTCCAAGGTCATGGACATCGTGCAGGAGGCCGAGGCCGGCATGTACGACGCCGTGGTCCTGGGCAGGCGCGGCCTGGGCCGCCTGGAGGAAGCCCTGGAGCAGAGCGTGACCCAGGGGCTTGTGCAGGAGAGCATGACCATCCCTCTGTGGATCTGCCGCATGCCCGAAATAAACCGCAAGAACGTGCTGGCCTGCGTGGACGGCTCCGTGCCGGCCTACCAGGCCGTGGATCACGCCTCGTTCATGCTGGCCGACGAGCCCGGCCACGACCTGACCCTGCTCAAGGTCAACGCAGCCGGCGAGGATGCAGAGAATGAAACGGTCTTCGCCAAATGCCTGGAGATTTGCAAGGACAACGGCCTTGACGCGTCGCGCGTGTCCACGCTGGTCATTCACGACACGTCAGCGGCCCAGGCCATCCTGGCCGAAGTGGAGCGCGGCCGCTACGCCGCCGTGGCCGTGGGGCATTCGGGCCGCAGCCGCAGGCTCATGAGCCGCTTCCTGTTCGGCTCCGTGAGCATGACGCTCCTGCGCCAGCTCATGGGCGCGGCCCTGTGGGTTTGTAGATAA
- a CDS encoding sensor histidine kinase, with amino-acid sequence MPSKRFSPRFSITTKLLAWCVLLIAIFYAITAALMGRIKEIETLSSNIIGVHYKVVENSEIMAQQLITLLENKRRFEILGTAEHRQAYFRTLSEYQDRLREMLRLYPDIPEPWDTLYASLQSYLPEGWEERVDENGQALAGQAPVTESESLIRPGYSPAPVTQGQALQGDPAAPTGPPDFLPDDAVNKWLEILAQARVTNRKQMESGIMRLYDKARRAERTGFLGLTASLAIGIAGSLLIAFLLGRGLSELKRGIRRLGREGRLEPIRVLTSDELGELAQAFNRMTDQLRHEEQMRSDFISMLSHEIRTPLTSIREAVNLVKGGVLGDINEKQRKFLEISGKEVNRLSSLLTRLMNVSSLEARDMVLDLQPADPGALTAETSERMQPTAEAKGIVILVDSPDRLPQVKADTENVRQVLLNLIGNALKFSPARSVVMVRLKSDEPGQRVIFCVTDQGPGIPVEEQPFVFRKYYRAKGVRNSVDGAGLGLSISKRIVDAHGGDMWLESFPGQGSSFCFSLPSV; translated from the coding sequence ATGCCCAGCAAACGCTTCTCCCCGCGCTTCAGCATCACCACCAAGCTGCTTGCCTGGTGCGTGCTGCTCATCGCCATCTTCTACGCCATCACCGCCGCGCTCATGGGCCGCATCAAGGAAATCGAGACGCTCTCCAGCAACATTATCGGAGTCCATTACAAGGTGGTGGAGAATTCCGAGATCATGGCCCAGCAGCTCATCACCCTGCTGGAGAACAAGCGGCGCTTCGAGATTCTGGGCACCGCCGAGCACCGCCAGGCCTACTTCCGGACTCTTAGCGAATACCAGGACCGCCTGCGGGAGATGCTCCGACTATACCCTGACATTCCCGAACCATGGGACACACTGTACGCGAGCCTGCAATCCTATCTGCCCGAGGGCTGGGAAGAACGTGTGGACGAAAACGGCCAAGCCTTGGCCGGGCAGGCTCCCGTAACGGAATCTGAATCACTTATTCGGCCCGGATACTCACCCGCGCCGGTCACCCAAGGCCAAGCCCTGCAGGGCGACCCTGCCGCGCCCACCGGACCGCCGGACTTCCTGCCCGACGACGCCGTGAACAAATGGCTGGAAATCCTGGCCCAGGCCCGCGTCACCAACCGCAAGCAGATGGAGTCGGGCATCATGCGCCTGTACGACAAGGCCCGCAGGGCCGAGCGCACAGGCTTCCTGGGCCTGACCGCCTCCCTGGCCATCGGCATAGCCGGCAGTCTGCTCATCGCCTTCCTGCTGGGCCGCGGCCTAAGCGAACTCAAGCGCGGCATCCGCCGCCTGGGCCGCGAAGGAAGGTTGGAGCCCATCCGCGTGCTGACCAGCGACGAACTGGGCGAACTGGCCCAAGCCTTCAACCGCATGACCGACCAGCTGCGGCATGAGGAGCAGATGCGCTCGGACTTCATCTCCATGCTAAGCCATGAGATACGCACACCGCTCACGAGCATCCGCGAGGCCGTGAACCTCGTGAAGGGCGGAGTGCTGGGCGATATCAATGAAAAACAGCGCAAGTTCCTGGAGATATCCGGCAAGGAGGTCAATCGGCTGTCCAGTCTGTTGACCCGGCTCATGAACGTCTCCAGCCTGGAAGCCCGCGACATGGTCCTGGACCTGCAGCCCGCCGACCCCGGAGCCCTGACCGCCGAAACCAGCGAACGCATGCAGCCCACGGCCGAGGCCAAGGGCATAGTCATCCTCGTGGACTCGCCGGATCGCCTGCCCCAGGTCAAGGCCGACACGGAGAACGTGCGCCAGGTGCTCCTGAACCTCATCGGCAATGCGCTCAAGTTCTCGCCGGCTCGCTCCGTGGTCATGGTGCGCCTAAAGAGCGACGAGCCTGGGCAGCGAGTGATCTTTTGCGTGACCGACCAGGGGCCAGGCATCCCCGTGGAGGAGCAGCCTTTCGTGTTCCGCAAGTATTACCGGGCCAAGGGCGTGCGCAACAGCGTGGACGGCGCGGGGCTGGGGCTGTCCATCTCCAAGCGCATCGTGGACGCCCACGGCGGGGACATGTGGCTGGAAAGCTTCCCTGGTCAAGGCAGCAGCTTCTGTTTTTCACTTCCCAGTGTTTAG
- a CDS encoding ATP synthase subunit B, whose product MLIDWFTVGAQIINFLILIWLLKRLLYGPILRAMHEREERVRSRLEDARNTRREAEEELQRLQSERQELERARDEHMVQARREIKEWKDEAMDKAHAEVEEKRASWQQAVRQERERELEKMRKRIVGQVLTVSRRALADLADESLERKAADKFLSELRRRKAEDGDGFVHAGAVTLRIGGQVSEETGQRLRRELHEVFPEARNIEVSRDTDMGLGLTVVAGDRKWDWTLHGYLRDLEQEIFAVGAGETDNKANSGGGFQTEAGGAG is encoded by the coding sequence GTGCTTATCGACTGGTTCACCGTCGGAGCGCAGATCATCAACTTCCTGATCCTGATCTGGCTGCTCAAGAGACTCCTCTACGGGCCCATCCTGCGCGCCATGCACGAGCGGGAAGAGCGCGTGCGCAGCCGCCTGGAGGACGCCAGGAATACCCGGCGCGAAGCCGAGGAAGAGCTCCAGCGACTCCAGTCCGAGCGCCAGGAGCTTGAGCGCGCGCGCGACGAACACATGGTCCAGGCCCGCCGGGAGATCAAGGAGTGGAAGGACGAGGCCATGGACAAGGCCCACGCCGAGGTGGAGGAGAAGCGCGCATCCTGGCAGCAGGCCGTGCGGCAGGAGCGCGAGCGTGAGCTGGAGAAGATGCGCAAGCGCATCGTGGGCCAGGTGCTGACCGTGTCCAGGAGGGCCCTGGCTGATCTGGCCGACGAATCGCTGGAGCGCAAGGCCGCGGACAAGTTCCTGTCCGAGTTGCGCCGGCGCAAGGCCGAGGATGGCGACGGCTTCGTCCATGCGGGCGCGGTGACCCTGCGCATCGGCGGGCAGGTTTCCGAGGAGACCGGGCAGAGGCTGCGCCGGGAGCTGCATGAGGTCTTTCCCGAAGCCAGGAATATCGAAGTTTCGCGGGACACGGACATGGGCCTGGGTCTGACGGTCGTGGCCGGGGACCGCAAGTGGGACTGGACCCTGCACGGCTATCTGCGTGATCTGGAACAGGAGATCTTTGCCGTGGGCGCGGGCGAAACTGACAACAAAGCTAACAGTGGCGGTGGCTTCCAGACCGAGGCCGGAGGCGCGGGATGA
- a CDS encoding F0F1 ATP synthase subunit alpha yields MSDTLLSALDEALGSVDQALERYAPGARHLEVGRIIQVGAGVAWAEGLGSVRYEELLTIGKNITGVAMEILADRVGIALLNEPKSPSAGMEVVRTNQVLNVPVGRELFGRVIDPLGNPRDGKGPVREEDRWPIHQTAPAIMDRAPVSRPLLTGLKVIDALIPIGRGQRELILGDRQTGKTAIAVDAIINQRGKNVLCVYCSIGQRSSSLARVVAELHRHDALDYTAVVVVDGEDPPGLKYVAPYAATSIAEYFRNQGRDVLIVYDDLTQHARAYRQLSLLLRRPPGREAYPGDIFFIHSRLLERATHLKPELGGGSLTALPIIETEAQNISAYIPTNLISITDGQIYVSPDLFIKSILPAVDVGMSVSRVGGKSQLPGYRKVSGQLRLSYTQYQELETFARFGTRLEERTRKRLEHGRRVREVLKQSQFNPLSAGEQVAVLFAVSEGLLDELPVDRIRQAQERIIDSARQRWPNMDEDIAGAAKSAPVWDELREHLRTALEGLARP; encoded by the coding sequence ATGAGCGATACCTTGCTGTCCGCCCTCGACGAAGCTCTGGGCTCTGTGGATCAGGCCCTGGAGCGTTACGCGCCCGGAGCCCGGCATCTGGAGGTCGGCCGAATTATCCAGGTCGGCGCGGGCGTGGCCTGGGCCGAGGGGTTGGGCAGCGTGCGTTATGAAGAGCTGCTGACCATCGGCAAGAATATCACGGGCGTGGCCATGGAGATCCTGGCGGACCGCGTGGGCATCGCTTTGCTCAACGAGCCCAAGTCCCCGAGCGCGGGCATGGAGGTGGTTCGCACCAATCAGGTGCTGAACGTGCCCGTGGGCCGCGAGCTCTTCGGTCGCGTCATCGACCCCTTGGGCAATCCCCGCGACGGCAAGGGCCCCGTGCGCGAGGAGGACCGCTGGCCCATCCACCAGACCGCGCCGGCTATCATGGATCGCGCGCCCGTGTCCCGGCCGCTGCTCACGGGACTCAAGGTCATCGACGCGCTCATCCCCATAGGCCGAGGCCAGCGCGAGCTGATCCTGGGCGACCGCCAGACCGGCAAGACGGCCATCGCCGTGGACGCCATCATCAATCAGCGGGGCAAGAACGTCCTGTGCGTGTACTGCTCCATAGGCCAGCGCAGCTCCAGCCTGGCGCGCGTGGTGGCCGAACTGCATCGCCACGACGCCCTGGACTACACGGCCGTGGTCGTGGTGGATGGCGAGGACCCGCCCGGCCTCAAGTATGTGGCGCCCTACGCCGCGACATCCATCGCCGAGTACTTCCGCAACCAGGGCCGCGACGTGCTCATCGTCTACGACGACTTGACCCAGCACGCGCGCGCCTACCGCCAGTTATCCTTGCTGCTGCGCCGGCCGCCGGGCCGCGAAGCCTATCCCGGCGACATCTTCTTCATCCACTCGCGGCTGCTGGAGCGCGCCACGCACCTCAAGCCCGAGCTGGGCGGGGGCAGTCTGACGGCCCTGCCCATCATCGAAACCGAGGCCCAGAACATCTCGGCCTATATCCCCACCAATCTCATCTCCATCACCGACGGCCAGATCTACGTCTCGCCCGACCTGTTCATCAAATCCATCCTGCCGGCCGTGGACGTGGGCATGTCCGTGTCGCGCGTGGGCGGTAAGTCCCAGTTGCCGGGCTACCGCAAGGTCAGCGGCCAGTTGCGGCTCTCCTATACCCAGTACCAGGAGCTGGAGACCTTCGCCCGTTTCGGCACGCGCCTGGAGGAGCGCACGCGCAAGCGGTTGGAGCACGGCCGTCGGGTGCGCGAGGTCCTCAAGCAGAGTCAGTTCAACCCGCTCTCGGCCGGCGAGCAGGTGGCCGTGCTCTTCGCGGTCTCGGAAGGGTTGCTGGACGAGTTGCCCGTGGACAGGATCAGGCAGGCTCAGGAGCGCATCATCGACAGCGCCAGGCAGCGCTGGCCCAACATGGACGAAGACATCGCCGGGGCAGCCAAGAGCGCGCCCGTGTGGGACGAGCTGCGCGAGCACCTGCGCACGGCCCTGGAGGGGTTGGCGCGGCCATGA
- a CDS encoding AtpZ/AtpI family protein, translating to MVEQDGHGRRNDLERRISEKERRKVRERAKRTSGEVWFGLGAFGIVGWSVAVPALLCTFLGAWLDARYPQPFSWTLTGLVVGITFGCFNAWFWLNREREDILKHREMPQDKDKNEKEGPL from the coding sequence ATGGTTGAGCAGGACGGGCATGGTCGGCGCAACGATCTAGAGCGGCGCATCTCCGAGAAGGAGCGGCGCAAGGTCCGTGAGCGGGCCAAGCGCACGAGCGGCGAGGTCTGGTTCGGCCTGGGCGCTTTCGGCATCGTGGGCTGGTCCGTGGCCGTGCCGGCGCTCCTCTGCACATTTCTTGGCGCGTGGCTCGACGCGCGCTATCCGCAGCCGTTCTCCTGGACCCTGACCGGCCTGGTCGTGGGTATCACTTTCGGCTGCTTCAACGCCTGGTTCTGGCTCAACCGGGAGCGCGAGGACATCCTCAAGCACCGGGAGATGCCCCAAGATAAAGACAAGAACGAGAAGGAAGGGCCGTTGTGA